The Rhodothermales bacterium genome has a segment encoding these proteins:
- a CDS encoding DUF2723 domain-containing protein, with amino-acid sequence MNWRLAERITAGAVFFYALVLYILTVAPATSFWDSGEFIAIANRLQVSHPPGAPFYMLVGRLFSMFVPTAYVALAVNLVSVFASALTILLTHLIIVRLVREWQGDPSGWSSVDRITALAGGVIGACTFAVTDSFWFNAVEAEVYALSMFFTAAVVWLILKWRELAVIEEAALRGSGAHPFGLQANRYLVLIAYLFGLAIGVHLLNLLAIFFIALIFFYTEFDKAEWGTRERLTGLVATGAVSSAAFLVVYPGIIQWLPGFVGDSGSPLFVTALFLGAVVFAVAYTHSRRMQAANLIALCIAMVLIGYSTYALIFIRSAANPPIDENDPETVEAIVSYLKREQYGETPILKGNTFDNRLSQLDDRREVWFPRRHSPDPNHMRVYAQYDSDGEYFWQYQVGHMYLRYFLWNFVGRASDVQDAPAITGFSEVETERYLYQTPSEEASRNAYYGLPLLLGLIGAAFHFMRDWRRGMAVGVLFAVTGIGIILYLNQTPMQPRERDYSYVASFFAFSLWVGIGASGVIQLIGDALRPRVQSDKAGRTVAIGTAAVLFAAVPLLMMLINYDDHDRSGRYVAGDYAYNMLMSVEENAVLMTNGDNDTFPLWYAQEVEGVRQDVRVANLSLMNTPWYVRQLKNQYSRDSEPLPISLPDDQIRDLGIAPWQPQELSLPVPKERLFGGETAALADYDSSLVQSPMRWQLDGRPYPLDPNINLLYGVDQVVLNMIMTNAQQDWQRPIYFAVTVSPDGQLGLQDYFQLEGQAYRVVPIPHNEQLGRVVPGITPERLQQFRFRGLNDPDVYFDENIRKMVDNYRNIFSHTIATMARQGQIQQAAEILDDFSEKVPFETIPGDERSYLFMSEAYRAIGDLGTSLALMKRAEPIVLHRLEYAAGDRDIQLAARFIELIRLAYLDGQDFQAAADFSTRIADLIGDPTYAQTAEEFEALYRDTMEAFEADSADAGQ; translated from the coding sequence ATGAATTGGCGCCTGGCCGAGCGTATCACCGCTGGAGCGGTCTTTTTCTACGCCCTGGTCCTCTACATCCTCACCGTGGCTCCGGCCACCTCATTCTGGGATTCGGGGGAGTTTATCGCCATCGCCAACCGGCTGCAGGTGTCCCACCCGCCGGGTGCTCCGTTCTACATGCTGGTCGGCCGGCTGTTCAGCATGTTTGTGCCCACGGCGTACGTGGCCCTCGCTGTGAACCTGGTTTCGGTGTTCGCCAGCGCGCTGACCATTCTGCTGACCCACCTGATCATTGTGCGCCTTGTGCGGGAATGGCAGGGTGACCCGTCCGGATGGAGCAGTGTTGATCGCATCACGGCCCTGGCCGGCGGTGTGATCGGGGCGTGCACGTTTGCCGTTACCGACTCCTTCTGGTTCAATGCCGTGGAGGCAGAGGTCTACGCCCTGTCCATGTTCTTCACGGCCGCCGTGGTTTGGTTGATCCTGAAATGGCGCGAGCTGGCCGTGATCGAGGAAGCCGCTCTGCGCGGGTCCGGCGCGCACCCGTTCGGCCTGCAGGCCAACCGCTACCTCGTGCTGATTGCCTATCTGTTCGGCCTGGCCATCGGTGTGCACCTGCTGAACCTGCTGGCCATCTTCTTCATCGCCCTGATCTTCTTCTACACGGAGTTCGACAAGGCGGAATGGGGCACGCGGGAGCGCCTGACCGGTCTGGTGGCAACCGGCGCGGTGTCGTCGGCAGCCTTCCTGGTGGTGTATCCGGGCATCATTCAATGGCTGCCCGGTTTTGTCGGAGACTCCGGAAGTCCGCTTTTTGTGACGGCGCTGTTCCTGGGCGCCGTGGTGTTTGCGGTGGCGTACACGCATTCCCGCCGCATGCAGGCAGCAAACCTCATCGCCCTCTGCATTGCGATGGTCCTGATCGGCTACTCCACGTACGCCCTGATCTTCATCCGCAGTGCGGCCAACCCGCCCATCGACGAAAACGATCCGGAGACCGTGGAGGCGATCGTCTCCTACCTGAAGCGGGAGCAGTACGGCGAAACGCCCATTCTCAAGGGCAATACGTTCGACAACAGGCTGTCTCAATTGGATGACCGCCGCGAGGTCTGGTTCCCCCGTCGGCATTCGCCCGACCCGAACCACATGCGGGTCTACGCCCAGTATGATTCCGACGGTGAGTACTTCTGGCAGTACCAGGTGGGGCACATGTACCTGCGGTACTTCCTGTGGAATTTTGTCGGGCGAGCCAGCGATGTGCAGGACGCCCCGGCCATAACCGGCTTCTCGGAGGTGGAGACGGAGCGGTACCTGTACCAGACCCCGAGCGAGGAGGCGTCCCGAAACGCGTACTACGGCCTTCCACTGCTTCTGGGATTGATAGGCGCCGCGTTCCACTTCATGCGAGATTGGCGCCGCGGCATGGCGGTCGGGGTGCTGTTCGCGGTGACGGGAATAGGCATCATCCTGTACCTGAACCAGACGCCCATGCAACCGCGGGAGCGGGACTACTCCTATGTGGCCAGCTTCTTCGCATTCAGCCTGTGGGTAGGCATCGGGGCGTCAGGAGTGATCCAATTGATTGGCGATGCGCTCCGCCCCCGTGTTCAAAGCGACAAGGCGGGCCGGACCGTGGCGATAGGCACCGCGGCGGTGCTGTTTGCCGCCGTGCCGCTGCTCATGATGCTGATCAACTACGACGACCATGACCGGTCGGGCCGTTACGTGGCCGGCGACTACGCCTACAACATGCTCATGAGCGTCGAGGAGAATGCCGTGCTCATGACCAACGGGGACAACGACACCTTCCCGCTTTGGTATGCGCAGGAGGTGGAGGGCGTGCGCCAGGACGTGCGCGTGGCCAACCTGTCGCTGATGAACACCCCGTGGTACGTGCGGCAGCTCAAGAACCAGTACTCGCGGGATTCGGAGCCGCTGCCCATCTCGTTGCCGGACGATCAGATCCGCGATCTCGGCATAGCCCCCTGGCAGCCCCAGGAACTCTCCCTGCCGGTGCCCAAGGAGCGGCTCTTTGGCGGCGAGACGGCCGCCCTTGCCGACTACGACTCGAGCCTGGTGCAGTCGCCCATGCGCTGGCAACTGGATGGTAGACCCTACCCCCTCGACCCCAACATCAACCTGCTGTACGGGGTGGACCAGGTCGTGCTCAACATGATCATGACCAACGCTCAGCAGGACTGGCAGCGACCCATCTACTTCGCCGTGACGGTCAGCCCGGACGGGCAGCTGGGCTTGCAGGACTACTTCCAGTTGGAGGGCCAGGCGTATCGCGTAGTGCCCATTCCGCACAACGAGCAGCTGGGCCGCGTGGTGCCGGGCATTACTCCTGAACGCCTGCAGCAATTCCGCTTCCGCGGGCTCAACGACCCGGATGTCTATTTCGACGAGAACATCCGCAAGATGGTCGACAACTACCGCAACATCTTCTCCCATACCATCGCCACGATGGCTCGTCAGGGGCAGATCCAGCAGGCTGCGGAGATCCTCGACGACTTCAGTGAGAAGGTGCCCTTCGAAACCATACCAGGTGACGAGCGCTCTTACCTGTTCATGTCGGAGGCGTACCGCGCCATCGGCGACCTCGGGACCTCGCTCGCCCTCATGAAGCGCGCGGAGCCCATCGTTCTTCACCGGCTCGAATACGCCGCTGGCGATCGCGACATCCAGCTTGCCGCCCGTTTCATCGAGCTGATCCGCCTTGCGTATTTGGACGGTCAGGACTTCCAGGCCGCTGCGGACTTCTCCACCAGAATCGCAGACCTGATCGGCGACCCCACCTACGCCCAGACGGCCGAGGAATTCGAAGCGTTGTATCGGGACACGATGGAAGCCTTCGAAGCCGACTCCGCTGACGCCGGTCAGTAG